One window of Pectobacterium carotovorum genomic DNA carries:
- the rseA gene encoding anti-sigma-E factor RseA translates to MQKEKLSALMDGEAVDSELLGALSRDDALQQSWQSYHLIRDVMRGDVSENVIHLDIASRVAAAIEKEPVRLVPQAQPESQPQPVEWTKMPFWQKIRPWGSQLTQVGVAACVSLAVIVGVQNYQQGNASEHVVESGVFSTLPAMGTASPVSLGVPSENVAPNSGQQKSDMQRNRLNAILQDYELQRRLHAEHALPQDDQQAAIQVPGTQSLGTQPR, encoded by the coding sequence ATGCAGAAAGAGAAACTTTCCGCTTTAATGGATGGCGAAGCAGTAGATTCCGAACTGTTAGGCGCACTGTCACGGGATGACGCGTTGCAGCAAAGTTGGCAAAGTTATCATCTGATTCGTGATGTAATGCGTGGTGATGTGAGTGAAAACGTGATTCATCTGGACATCGCTTCTCGTGTTGCCGCTGCAATCGAAAAAGAACCTGTTCGTCTGGTTCCACAAGCGCAGCCTGAATCTCAGCCACAACCTGTTGAGTGGACGAAGATGCCTTTCTGGCAAAAAATCCGCCCGTGGGGCAGCCAACTGACGCAAGTCGGTGTCGCAGCCTGCGTATCTTTAGCGGTGATTGTCGGCGTACAAAATTACCAGCAGGGTAATGCTTCTGAACATGTTGTGGAATCCGGCGTGTTCAGCACCTTACCTGCTATGGGCACCGCCTCTCCAGTGAGTCTGGGCGTGCCGTCAGAAAATGTTGCCCCTAACAGCGGTCAACAAAAATCCGATATGCAGCGCAATCGCCTTAACGCCATTTTGCAGGACTACGAATTACAGCGTCGGCTGCATGCCGAGCACGCTCTGCCGCAGGACGATCAACAAGCGGCAATTCAGGTTCCCGGTACTCAATCATTAGGAACACAGCCCCGGTAA
- the rseC gene encoding SoxR-reducing system protein RseC, whose protein sequence is MIKEWATVVSWQDGIAELRCEPSSGCGTCKSRSSCGTGLLSQLGLSAENTLYVPYDRPLEVGQKVELGISEGRLLFSAALVYFVPLVGLLLGAAICQTLFGTDLAAVIGALLGGGVAFIGVKRWAKQLGKNKRYEPVILQIALPGTLLQN, encoded by the coding sequence GTGATTAAAGAGTGGGCAACGGTAGTGTCATGGCAGGATGGAATTGCAGAACTGCGGTGTGAGCCAAGTTCGGGCTGCGGCACCTGTAAATCCCGCTCGTCGTGTGGAACCGGTTTATTAAGTCAGCTTGGGCTCTCTGCCGAAAATACGCTGTATGTTCCTTACGATCGGCCTTTAGAAGTGGGACAAAAGGTGGAGTTGGGCATTTCTGAGGGGCGGCTGCTGTTTTCCGCTGCTCTGGTTTATTTCGTTCCGCTGGTTGGGCTACTGCTCGGCGCGGCGATCTGCCAAACGTTATTCGGCACCGATCTGGCCGCTGTTATTGGTGCACTGCTGGGCGGTGGCGTGGCGTTTATCGGCGTGAAGCGCTGGGCTAAACAGTTGGGTAAAAATAAGCGTTATGAGCCCGTTATCCTGCAAATAGCACTGCCGGGCACTCTGTTACAAAATTGA
- the rseB gene encoding sigma-E factor regulatory protein RseB, protein MKRVWSAACFLIGSLFYSTFTPAQNVEPGALLQQMNGAIRSQNYEISFINITLQGFESVRYRHAVVNNRALAQLLFMDGPRREIVQRGNEISYFDPGFEPFTLTSDHIVDSLPSLVFADFQKLSPYYDFVPADGRVRIADRLASGIRIISRDGTRYSYTVWIDADSKLPLRIDLQDRNGDKRLEQFLTTSLIVDDDLVSVMRPLEGIKLPPALPAPAAEKGDFTWVPEWLPAGMKELSHNKKVLPGSSIPIETRLYSDGLFSFSINISPSSDVSEEQSVLTGRRSIHTVMKGNREITVVGDIPPSTAKRVADSIILKAQP, encoded by the coding sequence ATGAAGCGTGTTTGGTCCGCCGCCTGTTTTCTGATTGGCAGTCTGTTTTATTCTACTTTCACCCCGGCTCAGAATGTTGAGCCGGGCGCGCTGCTGCAACAGATGAATGGCGCTATTCGCTCTCAGAATTACGAAATTTCCTTTATTAACATTACTCTGCAAGGGTTCGAGTCGGTACGGTATCGCCATGCTGTGGTGAATAACCGTGCCTTAGCGCAGTTGCTATTTATGGACGGGCCGCGACGCGAGATCGTGCAGCGTGGTAATGAAATCAGCTATTTCGATCCTGGTTTTGAGCCGTTTACGCTCACCAGCGATCATATCGTTGACTCTCTCCCTTCTCTGGTCTTCGCTGATTTTCAGAAACTATCGCCCTATTATGATTTTGTTCCCGCTGATGGACGGGTACGCATTGCCGATCGTCTGGCATCAGGCATTCGGATCATCTCACGCGATGGCACACGCTACAGCTATACGGTGTGGATTGATGCGGACTCGAAACTTCCACTGCGCATTGATTTACAGGATCGCAATGGCGACAAACGGTTGGAGCAATTCTTAACGACATCATTGATTGTTGACGATGATCTGGTGAGCGTTATGCGTCCGCTGGAAGGAATCAAACTTCCTCCTGCGCTACCCGCGCCTGCTGCGGAAAAAGGTGATTTTACCTGGGTACCGGAATGGCTACCTGCTGGGATGAAAGAGCTGTCGCACAACAAAAAGGTATTGCCCGGTTCGTCCATCCCGATTGAAACACGTCTGTATAGCGATGGCTTATTCAGCTTTTCGATTAACATTAGCCCGTCTTCTGACGTGAGCGAGGAACAATCTGTGCTCACGGGGAGACGCTCTATTCACACTGTCATGAAAGGCAACCGAGAGATTACCGTTGTCGGCGATATTCCTCCTTCTACGGCTAAACGCGTGGCTGACAGTATTATTTTGAAGGCGCAACCGTGA